In Montipora foliosa isolate CH-2021 chromosome 9, ASM3666993v2, whole genome shotgun sequence, the DNA window CTGGGACATTTCATAAAGATGGATTTATGCCAAACCTCGTGCATTAACCGCTAGGAAATGCACGCCTTTTCACTGTGGCTAATACTGTCAAACACGTAGTTCCTTCCTTCAACATTCAACCAGGAACAACTTTTGTAACTGATATCCCACGCGTTTTCAGGAAAGTGAACAGCTGTAGTATATTTTCTTATGTAACATTTAGTATGTCTTGAGCAATTCAGCTCTGTCTCGAAGCGAACGCAAACCCTGTGAATACTGGCCTTGGAGCAAGGGTACACCATGAAACAAAAACAGTGTATAAAATTAGAAAATAATGCTCAGCTGAATGCTACTTTGGAGGAACATGATTGCAAGTCTCACAAATTCTCTAAAGCTCACCGCTAAGGtctttttttcgcaaaagtactcGTTGCTCTTGAGACGAATTGTATTCTGCTAGCGCTCGTGCTCATTCAAAAAACTTCAGCTAATTCGGCATAACCAACACTGAAACCCGTCAGAAATTTGCAGTTGTGTTTTGGTGAAGCCTTTCGAGTCAATAGTAAGCCCAATAACACCAGTCTAGCTAGGAACTGTTATcagtaataaataatttaaacctTCTTGTACGAGTTCATCTTAACCACAAATTGATTTGTGTCATCAAACTTTGTCAGTTACTATATCGTTTGTTCAAGGCTAGACTTTCAGTCATGCACAAATGGCTTTCTAAACGACTCCAATAGTTTTTCCAAACATATCCACGatacatggaaaaaaaaaaagaaaaacaaaggagGAATTTGAGGAAAAATCACTTCTCGCCATGCTTCTCTCTGAAACCGTACATTTCAAGATCATTTCAAGGTTATAAAAATAAAGGCGGGTACAAACAAAATATGTTTTGTTACctattttacttttcaaacgaTCTTACATCAAGAAGACTGAAATAGTCTCTTTGCCATAAGATGTTGAACTCTCAAAGAAAGTAATGGaacagagaaaaagaaagacCTCATGCATTTCTGAGCTTTTGTGTTAGGAGCTGATAGAGTACTGAGTCGATCTCTGAGTGAAACAGACTACCTCAGAACGACCGACTTATTGACTGATTTCATCCCCATTTTGAGTTGAGTCAGCTcgaaaaaagaacaattataCATTATTGTGAGCATATATGTGTTTGTCAAGTTTCCTTTCAGCAAGAGAATCATTCATGAAGGTCGATGTTTCTGAAAATAAATCTCCTCGATTGAACAGATGCAGAGGGATATTATCACAAAGATAAAATAACTGTAGAGAATAGAGAATGTAAACAGGTATCATTTAACTACTATTTAACCGGCTCCTTACGCCAAATTAACATCATTCACAAAGATCCTTGCAACCAACGTGGACGCAAAAATTGACAGGAATATGTTCTATTCTTTAAAAGAACGCTCGTATATTATGTATATCTATATATGCATACGCTGCTAGTGCCGGTACAATTTAACTCACTTATtacgttcttaaaattaaaaaagttggcttgaaatataaataaaagTACAACTTTGTTATATCACGTTTGCCAGGTACTTAATGTTATttggaaaaataggaaaatgcGCGGATTGATTTAGGTATTGCTGCACAAAAATGTCGACCCCGCGGGCAAATGTTTCAGGCCACTAAGAGTGTTACGAGAAATTGCAAACGCTACACGGGTTCTCTACATTAATGAATGTATTTTTTTGATATGCGAAGATCGGTGATCTGAACGACTAAAAGATCTTCCACAAAGAGGACATACGTacggcttttctccagtatgtctTCGATAGTGGCGCTTCAGTTCATCTGAACGTCGGAAACACCATCCACAGTTTTCCCAAGGACACAGGAAAGGTTTTTCACCCATATGAATCCGCTTGTGAGTTCCGAGATAAGAGCTTTTGGTGTAACGCTTTTCACAGCCTGAGAAATCACAGAGAAAGGCATGATGTAGTTCCAGTTCTTTGTTATCGGAAACAGGTTGGACTGTTTGTGCATGTGTACTGAAATTACAGCCGTATGTTGCATCATCGTTCGATGTCGAGTAGACAGAAGACGGCGTTGTTGCAAGCATAGTTACCTGTGGCCACTGGTGTGTTAGATTTAGAGCTGGAATAATAGACGCCGACTCTGCAACAGTGCACGTTCCCATTGTCATTCCTGTCTCTGGAAAGGGGCAGTTTTTCTTTCCTATGGTCATTTCTTGAAGCTTGGGTTGGGGTAGATGCGACGAGGTTTCCACCGGTAGCGTTGCAGGAGAAGATGAACACAGATAGCTATCCATCTCACGAAGGATCTTTTAGAGAAATAAGGGTTACCTTTAGTTTTATCCAACATCATAATTATTTCTGGTTTTAATCCCATACCTTGACTGATTGATATCGGGGAGCAATGGCTTTTGTCGGAAATGTATGTAGTTGTTAAAACTGCATGAAGGAACTTTAAAGGATCCCTGTCATCCTTTACAGTTAAATTGCTAATGGCCATACATCTCTTTCAGGGCTCACAAACTTGTAAGAGAAGTTCAGCATTTTTAGAGCAATAGTGCTCGGCTTTATATCGCGAAAAGGTTAATTTACTGAGATATGAAATGAGAGAACAATATTGTCTTATTGTTTTATGTACCGTCCGAGGGTATCACAAAGCTTGAACTCGTCATTAGTGTTCATTCAAAAGCTCACATCAGAAATGGATGCTATTATAATATCAATTAGAAAATGTGTAAGTCGACTAAATCTTTCATGCATTGCAACTGACCTGTTGAATTTCTTCCTCCCTGGTGGGTGTTAGCAGCGAATAGATGCCGCCCGTTACCAGATTTCCTTCGCCCTGATACGAATTTTGGTACATGACACCGTCTTGTCCTCTAAACAAGTTATCGAAACTTGTACAAGCCATAAGCATTTGGCTGTCTTCTTTTTAAGAGAGGGCCCCATGAACGAGTTGCCCGGTAGTCGGATCCATGCTTaatacgcaaagggttctggggtCGCCAgagggcaaacattgcaagtcgctgtGAGAACTTGATAATGATGGCGGAAACTTATTcgactttcaaaaaaaaaaggattttggaGAGAGTTCAATGCCTTTTTCGACAGAGTTTTATtagaaatcgatttgggcaatgttgatacgtgACAAGTGTAACTttgtgtttgaataaccgtgaaatatgagataaaattaGCTGATTAACTTCCTTGATTGCGtaaggtttattgtgaaatggtctcaaaatattacaaaataaggaataaatctggaggaaatatCTCAATAGAGCCTTTTAAGTTGTGTTTACGTGTGCTGGCTTTTGGGCTATTTCTAAATTCagcaattcaaataattttggaCATATGCCTGATACGGTGATCATATGTATTGCGCTTTGTGGGGTTGTGACAACGATCGAAGGTACCTAGGGAAGCAAAAGATTCTCAGTCCTcatgttgaaatattttaagattttacttGCCCAGGAACAACAATAACGTTTTTGTCGTGGGCTAGAACAAGTAATCGTGACCAATTCAAGGTTTCCATGAGTACGTACAAAGGTatgttgaaataattttgtacaaGGTTACAGAACCTCTGAATGTCCTACACCGTTTGTACATGGGAGAGTATAATTGTGTGAGAACTAAAACCTAAAAGACCTGCTCCAAAGATCAGATCTACAAAGAACTAGTATACGAAGATGTATTGGTCGAAGTCATAGTGTagcttgacaagtttgcttAGCTCCAGTGACAGTGATACTTGTAGATGGCAGTTTGACAGAAGAAAAAGTTTGTTTACGTGTAACAGCTGGGGCATATGAATTCCCCACGGTGTTATATAAAATCTATCGAAACAGAGACTGCGCGCTGTATTCTAAGGAAAAGGAGCATTAAAACAGCGACCTCGAGGCAGAAGGAGATTGAAATAGTTTGCTTGAGCAGAATCATCGTACTTCATTAAAGTGATTGGACTCTCATAGAGTCTGTAGAAAAATAGTAGCGGCTGAAAAAACCGTTAGCTTTTTCTCAATCAATTttttgcaccgtgtaacatggtctGTTTCGTGGaacttttttgaacttccgttgctAGATAAGTTTCCCGAAATgtagaaccgctttctacttctgcaacggtcgcagcAATCGTAGTGGTGATAAAAACGGgagtttcaccgtgtaacaccacttcgtgaaactggtctcgctcgGTCTTGATACACTACGCTACGTAAGCCAATCAGATACCGGCTAAGGCGATTTAAACAACATTTCGATTCCCAAATGAGTTTCGAccttttatgttacacggtgcaacgcctgctgcTGAACCTTCTTTTTCCAGCGCCGTTGTACATAAGTTTTAGCTAAAAACGTGTAAAAAACAGCGGCTTAATTTTGTCATATTTCGAGACCATGACGCGGATCCTTACACGAGCAAGGTTAATCCGAATGAATATTATCTCATATTTCACcgttatgaaaacaaaaacttacacttgccacTTATCAACATTGCCTAAATCGATATCTGATAAAAGTATATCGAGAAAAGCGTTGAGCCCTCTCCAAAATAGTTTTTTGGAGGTCGAAATAACTTTCCaccatacattttcttacagCAACTTGCGATGTGTGCCcattttcgctcatttgcattagattcagcacatgtaaaatgcgacgtttaaaacggacCTAAGTTACAAGAGGGCGATCGCGATTGATTTAATGTTCTGTTGCGCAGTTTTTCAGTCAGGTAGATAATTCTAGAAGGCCAAGAAAGTTCGGGTAATGTTCGGAGGCTCCGATTGGTTCCCGAAAtagaaattaattttcttcagACTCACACACGGAGGTATCGAATGTTCGCCACTCGCTTGCTTTGTTTCGAGACTTGTATATTGCGAAACATATTCACGAACAGAGTTAAACAATGTGAAAACTGTAAATAACAAAAGCAACTTCTTTGCATTTGTACGTGACTTGGCACTCGGCTCATTCCTTGTAATACGCAAATTCAGGTTTCAATGTTTTAAAATAGCGGCTTTTTCTGAAGAATCATGAGTGGAAAGAAACCACTGGTAAGAGCGTTATGTTACAATAGGGTTCGATCAGGTGCAAATTGTGCACGGACCAATTGAATTGGTTGCAACGACTTCAACTTTTTGGCACGCGAAGTATTGCTGGAAGGAACTAACGACTTGCATTCAATCAAGCATATAATATGAACATTTTTTTGCTCATTTTGTCCCTTGTGCGTAATCAAGCTGCCTAACGTCCCTAACTGGCAGAACTTGTGGCAGGACTTGAAATTTAAGCCCACACATATCCTCAATTTACCCTTCCCATACGGAACTTTAATTAATTTCAGCACGACATTTAACTTACAAAGACTCCGATTCAAATTTAATGCGATTCTCCCGGTTATGGGATCTGTGGCACAAGTGGAATATAACCGACAGAACGGTTTTGTATAAGGATCGAGCAGCAGAAGAAACAAAGCAAtatgtttctttcttcttcttagtTGTTCCCACAAACTTCCGAACACTAGACATGAATACCGTAATATTGATGAGAATTATTATTCACACGGGtaatcttattttctttctgtgataatttgtcttttgttaaaatttgttaaatagatcttattgttaaaaaggagATTACACTGGCAGTTTCTGCTAAATTATGTCTCAGTCGTACTTAAGGCTATAATTTACGTTGTCTGGTGTTTCGTATTATATTGCATTATTTCGGTCTTAAAAAATGATTGTTGTACAAAACTTGGGAAGTTGAAGCTCAAAAAGAGCACCGTGTTATTCACAGGGGtaatcttattttctttctgtgataatttgtcttttgttaaaatttgtaaaatagatcttattgttaaaaaggagATTACACTGACAGTTTCTGCTAAATTATGTCTCAGTCGTACTTAAGGCTATAATTTACATTGTCTGGTGTTTCGTATTATATTGCATTATTTCGGTCTTAAAAAATGATTGTTGTACAAAACTTGGGAAGTTGAAGCTCAAAAAGAGCACCGTATATTAGTTGAAAAGGCTATTATTTTAAACTATGACTGAGACCCTTGTGAGGGGGGCTAATTCATCTTGGTCAGGTAAAGCATATCGGCATTTTGTTTAATCGTTGCTAAAAATAACTCTCATAGCAACTTGACCCAACTTACTTGGCGGCAAAATAACTGTAGGTTTTTTACACGGTATTTTCAGCTAAATTTAAGCACCTAACATTTGCGGATTGAGGGGAAGTGTTACGACCTTCGCAAGACCTTTCGCGGCAAATGGATCATTGGTGCCGTAATGCGGCAACTCTGACTTATCCGTTTTCATTTCTGTCAGTTTGGTTGCTAATCTCGTTATAAAACATATAGTGTTTTGCGTTTGTGAGCATCACTCTTAAAGTAAACAGTCTGTTagcataaataattattgagtCTAGCCTAGCATTATTACGGACAAATTTTAGTGTTAAAGGTAGACTGCTCTGACGAGATGAAAACCTTATCACATTAGGGAGTGCTTACAGAGGGATTAACTTTCTGGTTTACTTAAAACGACACATGGCCGCCTGATCCTCATTATAAAACCTTGAGAAGATAAGTAGCAGTTATCTAGCTATAAAATAACTTCTATTAAATTGgttccaataatttttttaataaaagcaaaCGTAGTTAGTTCTCTTTGCGAAATTCTGTTTGTCGAAGCCAAGAGAGTATTTGCTAAACACCATAATGATAAGGAAATACAGGGTCTAATTTGTTTTTACTTCCAACACACACACGAATTTGCTACTGCAATGAATATGCTGTTGCAGTAGCACATCCATGTGTGTGTTGGAAGTAAAAGCAAATTAGGTTTTTCCTTCCCACAAGTGAGAGATTTCGAGgcaatgaaaggtatagactacGAAGAGACTAACACATagcgtgcattttacctttcgacacacccatccgaaacattggtttttgccctgagcgggactcgaacccacgtctccctgattactagtcgggcatgctaagccactacaccacgctggcaacgcagcagattaatggggCGACTTTAGCAACGTGGGGGTTCCCAGGGcccaacttttcttcacttgagtATATATCTTTGCCTCTCTAACCCCAGACAGGGCTTAGAACACAAGTGAGAGATTTCGAGgcaatgaaaggtatagactacGAAGAGACTAACACATagcgtgcattttacctttcgacacacccatccgaaacattggtttttgccctgagcgggactcgaacccacgtctccctgattactagtcgggcatgctaagccactacaccatcaaggccaccactctggcaacgcagcagattaatggggCGACTTTAGCAACGTGGGGGTTCCCAGGGcccaacttttcttcacttgagtgtaTATCTGTGCCTCTCTAACCCCAGACAGGGCTTAGAACACAAGTGAGAGATTTCGAGgcaatgaaaggtatagactacGAAGAGActaacacataccgtgcatgttacctttcgacacacccatccgaaacattggtttttgccctgagcgggactcgaacccacgtctccctgaaGACGAAGTGACGTGAAGTGAAGAAAATTTGGGCCCTGGGAACCCTCACGTTGCTAAAGTCGccccattaatctgctgcgttgccagtGTGGTGGCAAATGCACGGTATATGTTAGTCTCTTCatagtctatacctttcattgcCTCGAAATCTCTCACTTGTGTTCTAAGCCCTGTCTGGGGTTAGAGAGGCAAAGATATATactcaagtgaagaaaagttgggCCCTGGGAACCCCCACGTTGCTAAAGTCGccccattaatctgctgcgttgccagcgtggtgtagtggcttagcatgcccgactagtaatcagggagacgtgggttcgagtcccgctcagggcaaaaaccaatgtttcggatgggtgtgtcgaaaggtaaaatgcacggtatgtgcTAGTCTCTTCGGAGGTTTTTCCTTATCACCATGGAAATACTATGGTGTGGAGTTCAGTAGTTCTAACTTACTCTTTTATTTAAGCTTATTTACTAATAGTACAAGCTCGTCAACAAAAAGTCAAAATGATTCACGGTGAATCACACACTGCTTGATCAAGTTCATAAATAGGCCTGTTTGCTTCATGACGGTCCGGGGATGCTGCATCCTTAGCCGTAAATCGCCCAGGAAACAAACCgcctttttttttggttaacCTTCTTACCAGAATCTTGACATTTTATTAAACTCCGAGCGCGTTTTTAAAACATCCAATCATTTTAAAAAGATGCAGTATGATATACAACAGAAGACCTA includes these proteins:
- the LOC137969690 gene encoding Krueppel-like factor 5; this encodes MLMACTSFDNLFRGQDGVMYQNSYQGEGNLVTGGIYSLLTPTREEEIQQILREMDSYLCSSSPATLPVETSSHLPQPKLQEMTIGKKNCPFPETGMTMGTCTVAESASIIPALNLTHQWPQVTMLATTPSSVYSTSNDDATYGCNFSTHAQTVQPVSDNKELELHHAFLCDFSGCEKRYTKSSYLGTHKRIHMGEKPFLCPWENCGWCFRRSDELKRHYRRHTGEKPYVCPLCGRSFSRSDHRSSHIKKIHSLM